DNA from Plasmodium yoelii strain 17X genome assembly, chromosome: 13:
ATCTAACCTTTCTGTATTTAGTACACTAAAATATCTTTTgctatttaataatttttttacatctgggatattttttatatatagaaaattacTCCTTTTCAAATCTAGTACAACAATATTACGTAGGagtaacattttttaatattatatatatgtatatattttatcgTCGTCTTCTTCCCTTTTCcttttcttatattatttttaaataagatTTACTCATAAGTACATTAATGCGatttatgtataaataagCTTTATATaaggaaattattaaaaaaaaattatactcCTTTAATATGTGGTATTATACTTCATTGGAAGTGTTGCTTTGAATTTCTTTCTTTAATACagcatttataaatatatttttaaaaatactttttatttatatttttattataacaataacTATATTGGTACTACGTATTAATTATGTTtatctataaattattattttataattcaaTGACCCCAAGCATTTTcgtttttatgtttttttaaaaaatatattcttcaattatttaccttatttCTTAAAAAACAATTCACAAGTAAATGtgtaatttatatatttttttgtcattATCCATtcaaacataaaaattaacatCAACAAATggcataaaaaaatataaaaatatataataatagtggAAATGCGTGCTTGTTTGTATGCATTAATTAAGAgcgtatatatattcatgtAATATTGTATTGTTCCATAAcctatattttaataaatatatatctataattttatatattatgctaaataattaaaaaaaaaaatcctataatatatatatgaatcattgactttaatatatatttatttatacattaaAATCGTTTAAGTATCTTTGCTTAacaatgttttatttttatgccttttatattttatttatcaactaataatttaaaatattttattattaaatgttATTATTGCAAGATATTGAATGTATTTGAGAATAGACTcgttatacatattatatttatttttcaatgattattatttaataggGAAGGTtaaagaataaataaaagtaataacAACCATATAATTGCTCTCATGCCTATTATACATAACATGTAAggatatatacatacacatGTATATACGATGCTTTATAAAgaaagtatataataaaattacatatgcatataagttggtataaatatatattgtccTATAacagttaaaaaaaaattcatttagTTAATTttcacaaataataataaaatactttattttttatcataatgcTAAGCTTATATTATGAGCAAGTTgcaaagaaaataaaaggtctttgattttttgttaattccctcattatgaatatatagtATTAACTGTTTTacttttcaaaaaaattgcttatttaaaaataattttaatatgaaTTTTCAAAAGTAACCTTGATTAAGTCACTTGATTACAATACATGCTAccaattaatatatatggcAATAATTTATGGTTTGGgccaatatatttaataatttataatgataaataaaaatttacaacTTTAAGCTCAaaagataaattaatatgaatatatcgtgcatatattaaaaaatatatggatTCATTTGTGCATTTAAAAGTATTGTTTATAGTTGtacttttaattttattccaTATCCATGTTTCCAATATTAATCAGGAAAATTCTATATAAAGGTGTGTGTTCACAATTTAACTATATATAGAACAAACAAAATCATCGTATCTTAAAcattacaatatataataggtgtaaaattttaaagaattaatacacataaaaaaggggaaaaatataaagccAATTATTTCATGTGTAACATATAatttcttttgttttttatgcATGATTTGATTGTCAGCAAATTCAAAATAATgcaatatatgtttattatatGGTCTTTTTAATTAATGTCCTCGAACCAATATCAAATTTTAATAGAATATCAGTAAAAAGTGAAAATGAAAGAATATAACTTCATTTCCATACTATAATTTCACAAAATACGGAAATaatgatacaaatatataatatattatagcGAAATGGTCCagcaataatatatttttataaaatagaTCGAATATGgtgaaatattatatttttcaactatttgttttttatattaaaaaatagcaTAAGACGAATGCCCCATCTTTTTtgttttcaaaaaatttatatcatcattcaataaaaatgttttaaaacaATGCCAAAAAAGTGAACAAattaacataatatatttattatattagcACTTTTAATGATGAAGTTATTAAAATTTcttttatgtaaatattatacttaaaatAATGCGAACattaaatgaataaatattatattccctaagagtaattttataatataaacataaaatttttattttttcatgcTATACactaaaaaacaaaatagtaatatgcacattaaaataatatttacgagtaatataaatttatataattgtttttcTTAAATCACTTTtataagtaaaaaatatcatGTTCATTTATGTTtcattactattttttttatttttttagtatatttataatggTACAATTTTCTATCTgctttataaaataatatatcaaattatatatagaataaATTCCAGAGTAACCAGTGAATTTATACAAATTTGTAATTATTATGTTTAAAatgtaaatttatatatatatattttattctgTACTCAATGAATGTGTGTAATATATACTCTGTTCATTTTATTGATACAAATGttttttaatacatattttttatgctaAAAGATtgtatataagaaaaaaaaacaatatatatttatactattCACTTCAttatcaattatatttgAAATTGACAAATGTGCAGACGAAAATAACGTTATAATAAACAGATGGATGGCCGAAAAATAAACGCGCCCTAAACCAAtcaatatatacatatataatataccaAAGGGAGAGGGGCTATACAGAAGTAAAACAAAGTTATaatagtaaataaaataacgtAATTAAAAGCACAATCAAATAATTTCAAGATATATCATCGTGAAATAATAACAACACTAGCTGATTAAAATGACGTATATAAGAGAGAATGTGTTACAGAAAGctttaaaaaatggaataaattTTAACTCTAATATTTTTCGAGATATACATGAGAAATgtggaaataaaatattttcaaaatcgTATATGACATATAATAACTATTTAAAGAATGCTTCCCTTTGCCAAAAAACAACTTTCATTTCcgcaaatataaatacaaataatttgttatttcaaaaaaatttaacaaaatatttttcaacatCACCTATTCAGAAggacaaaataaataaaaacgaTATATCATCTgattattcaaaaaatagtTTATCAATTCTTCAAAATCCAAATGTAATAGTTTTGTTTGATAAAAATGCACCCGAAACAATTGGGCAAAAAATTTACAGATATTTAGATATAACTGGTTTTCTTACaagatataataatagaaaagAATGGATTCTTGATTTAGATCCATATACTAGGTTATCAACCGTTATGTTAACAGAATATGAAAGGAagttaattatatttttaaaattccatgtatacttattatttgtaataTGCATGTACTTATGGTACCATGCACAAGTTCATTTCACTATGAAACCACCCTGTCCCAAACCATATGCATATGGACATTTAGATGGAAGGAAAAGAGATTTTACATGGCatggaaaattattttttatttacccAAAGACTCGATGTAAAGAATGTAGATGGTTAGATATTCAATGCAAAAAAGAATgttttgataaattaaaacaagaaggtcataaattttttatcaataaTGGGGATCCTTTATCGGTTCCTAAAACTGTATTATATCCACCACACTTTCACTAGCTAGTAaaagttttaaataaataattgttttttacttttttttttttaatactttgattattttttgtgtgcatataataatagattatagaataaataaatttaataaacttGTTAGCCTTACGTAGGTTTATGTACacaaatgtaatatatttaaatttatttattcatttttttttgctaaaactaaaaaaaaggTATATATTATCACCACACCTTTTCTCGTCCCATtacattaaaattaatttattcaatagatttaaaacaaataaatctCAAATTATATGTAACAAAACAATTATGCGCaactatataaattaaaagccacctatattttatatctatGCTGTATAAGTCatcaaacaaaataaattttacattttattatgaattttttttttctcaaatACATGTTTTGGAATTATTATAAAcataattgtattatattaaaagaattgAGGGATTTTGTTTAAACTTGTGTatccatttatttttatgttaaattatacaattatttattttataaattattattatttttatattagtaacATATAGCATAAAGAAGATTTTTTTAGGGTTGATTTTTTTGAGcatttcaatttttttaagtataacATTTCCCAcgaatataatacttaaataaactatataaggataaagaaatatttgCGTATAGCAATTACTGAATAATaattagaaaatattaaacacAGTgtaaaattcattatattatAGTGTAACTTATTCTTATAccaatgaatataaaatcgATGTATACATGCTTAGTTTTTGTGTGTATGTAATTATTGCATAATGTTTTCTTTTCATATTAGCATATATTCCTATAGACGTGTATTTTAATTCATACAATTTTAATGAACCAGAATGTATATATggcataaatatttaatatattatgaataGTATATAAGATAATAAATTCCCCTTtacaaaatgaatataaaaataaataaagatctTGATTTTGATGTAAGTTATGACACCTATAAAGAAGAGTTcgaaaatttgaaaaattacAAAAGCAGCTTCAATAAATATGATGTGCTATATAATGATATAGACATAGAATCAACAGAACTCAAAGAATACAAGGATAGGATACAAATGATAAGTGACAATTCATTTACACTTTTTGAAGATGTCAAAACTAAATtagaaaattttaataaattaaacgaggaaaaagaaaatataatttctcAGTGTTCTGAAATGACTAAAGGAATTGTAGATGAAATAAGTAAAttaaaagcaaaaaaatttaatattcaaaaaaaggaaataatttGTGAGAGAATTTTAGAAGAATATAGCTTAAGCCCTTTATGCTATAACAATTTAACAGacataaaaatatcattaaatatGGAATTTTTTGAacatttaaaacaatttgaaTACACAAAAGAAAGCATAACAAAATTGTTAAATGAAAACTCATCTGATAAGTTGGACAAATTTTATTCaaaacattataataaaattttaaataaagcgtgtaaaaaaatatgtttgcATGTTATTAGGGAAGATAATAAACTTTATATAACgaatacaaattttattgatttattattatttcctaataatgaagaacatgagaataaaaaaaatatgataaaaaatcatATGGATAATTTTTCTCCACTAACTAAATTatgttataaaattattgcCGAAAATATAGAATACTTTAATATTTGTCTAAACAATTTTGTacacttaaaaaaaaaattgctaactaaaaaatataactatttAATAAGTAACAAGGATAAGTTATATCTAAGCACGAGCCACGAAGTAGtagatataaaatatgattctttacaaaattttaaatattttttttcagttGTATATTATCTGATAACATTAGAAGACATATTTTTTCgaatattattgttatttaattttgataataaaaacgacacatttctatatatatcCGCACATATTGAAAATATGCACAACAATTTATACAACATAAGTGATactttatttgttttatataaacaGTTTATTGAAgcgaatataaatatatgcccTAAAAGTTATCAATTCTATTATAAGTTGTTTCATATATTagatgtatttatttttaaattaaaacagTTTCAAAATAGTTATGACGGTGACAAAGAAATTAGAAAACttatatcaaaatattcCATAGaaacatttaaatataatattaatataaattatgacGAAAATAATCACATGGATACATCTAATTTAAGAACACGAAATTCCTATTTATATAGCGCGTCTGATAAAACATCCCatcataataaaatgaataaaaatacgaacgaaaatgattattatatAGATCCGTTAAATCAAAATTCTACTATAAAACCACAAGACACTAAacatgaaaatgaaaatgatagtGACACaaataaaagagaaaatgCAGAAAAAGGGGATAATAATTATCACTTAGAATATGAcgaagaaaatgatgaagtAAGTTcctcatttattaaaaataatgaagttGATGATAATTTAACAACCAAAGAtgtgaaagaaaaaaatgaaagtaATACAACagatgttaaaaaaaataatagtgaaataattaataagttaaatgaaaaaaaaaatagtttggaaaaatataattgtaaaatattaaattatactCAAAAAATCCAAAAAAAGATTGAAAATG
Protein-coding regions in this window:
- a CDS encoding cytochrome c oxidase subunit ApiCOX25, putative; protein product: MTYIRENVLQKALKNGINFNSNIFRDIHEKCGNKIFSKSYMTYNNYLKNASLCQKTTFISANINTNNLLFQKNLTKYFSTSPIQKDKINKNDISSDYSKNSLSILQNPNVIVLFDKNAPETIGQKIYRYLDITGFLTRYNNRKEWILDLDPYTRLSTVMLTEYERKLIIFLKFHVYLLFVICMYLWYHAQVHFTMKPPCPKPYAYGHLDGRKRDFTWHGKLFFIYPKTRCKECRWLDIQCKKECFDKLKQEGHKFFINNGDPLSVPKTVLYPPHFH
- a CDS encoding conserved oligomeric Golgi complex subunit 6, putative; protein product: MNIKINKDLDFDVSYDTYKEEFENLKNYKSSFNKYDVLYNDIDIESTELKEYKDRIQMISDNSFTLFEDVKTKLENFNKLNEEKENIISQCSEMTKGIVDEISKLKAKKFNIQKKEIICERILEEYSLSPLCYNNLTDIKISLNMEFFEHLKQFEYTKESITKLLNENSSDKLDKFYSKHYNKILNKACKKICLHVIREDNKLYITNTNFIDLLLFPNNEEHENKKNMIKNHMDNFSPLTKLCYKIIAENIEYFNICLNNFVHLKKKLLTKKYNYLISNKDKLYLSTSHEVVDIKYDSLQNFKYFFSVVYYLITLEDIFFRILLLFNFDNKNDTFLYISAHIENMHNNLYNISDTLFVLYKQFIEANINICPKSYQFYYKLFHILDVFIFKLKQFQNSYDGDKEIRKLISKYSIETFKYNININYDENNHMDTSNLRTRNSYLYSASDKTSHHNKMNKNTNENDYYIDPLNQNSTIKPQDTKHENENDSDTNKRENAEKGDNNYHLEYDEENDEVSSSFIKNNEVDDNLTTKDVKEKNESNTTDVKKNNSEIINKLNEKKNSLEKYNCKILNYTQKIQKKIENEFIALWQQDVVTFYLNNIKQIESNYFDNARIYIKKILNSLNDLYSIYKNSVLFNTYNKDQNFQNVLDITINPLINNSLKYKNQSGEYDYHIFIINIFIFIQENIKSFEGSTKYCDLLTIIINEQKEKILHFEKDNLIRYLKMDKINKKTKPNNLEETKSIINNFYKFVFSENFNNFNIINQIESNEFKDNLKLEIFRHLYKEYENIYEIYLNDGILIYTPNQINEVFLKKYDP